Proteins encoded together in one Dermacentor variabilis isolate Ectoservices chromosome 2, ASM5094787v1, whole genome shotgun sequence window:
- the LOC142573379 gene encoding uncharacterized protein LOC142573379, whose protein sequence is MRLMNPFLFIVQAVLFTSSPVLAEELNTDNLPNATTTAHQVAGDCTARITTSGHGRSTETMCLTNPFLFIVQAVLFTSSPVPAEELNTNNLPNATTTAHQVAGFDISFHGADDCLQSLRGWRATPDVHMIPTSSTSPTWVYLRDCTAWITTSGHGGSTKTMRLTNPFLFIVQV, encoded by the exons ATGCGTCTCATGAATCCCTTCTTGTTTATTGTGCAGGCCGTCCTTTTCACCTCTTCACCTGTACTGGCCGAGGAACTGAACACCGACAATCTACCTAATGCTACTACGACTGCGCATCAGGTTGCCGG GGACTGCACTGCACGGATCACGACCAGTGGGCACGGCAGAAGCACCGAGACCATGTGTCTCACGAATCCCTTCTTGTTTATTGTGCAGGCCGTCCTTTTCACTTCTTCACCTGTACCGGCCGAGGAACTGAACACCAACAATCTACCTAATGCTACTACGACTGCGCATCAAGTTGCCGGGTTTGACATATCGTTTCACGGTGCCGACGATTGTCTACAGAGCCTGCGTGGTTGGAGAGCTACGCCAGACGTCCACATGATACCAACATCATCTACGTCTCCTACATGGGTGTACTTAAGGGACTGCACTGCATGGATCAcgaccagtgggcacggcggaagCACCAAGACCATGCGTCTCACGAATCCCTTCTTGTTTATTGTGCAG GTCTAA